The genomic stretch TTTACAACGCAATCCTGACATGTATGCAAAAATGCCTGTTGCAAAAAATCTGCGTCATTCCCCTCTGCATTGCTCTAAAAACAGATTTACACATTTATATGATTCTATCTCAAGCATTGAGCATTATAAACAAGAATTCTTCCATGCTTACCCCAGAAAAATTCAAATAACAAATGACTTTTATCTCTTTGATATTCTCGATGTACAATTTCAAAATTTAGCTCTTAGGCTAACTGATTCTCTGAGCTTAAACGATCTTAGAAATCCTACTGATACAGCAACTTTGCATCTTATTCGGGCTAGAAACTATGCGATTGCCACGCGAGATGAAATCTATTGGAATGGGAGACTTATTCCCTCTCATCGCCAAGATTTGTTGCTGAACAAGGCTCAGGAACTAGAGACAAATTTGCACTCATTAACTCTTTGGGATTGGGCTGGATTTTCAGATGACTATTTTGATCATACACCAGGCCCTTTTGCCACAATCATTCAGGTGACCCAGGAAGATACACAGACAGCTATTCAAAGACTTGCTCAAATCGTTCCTGATTCACGAAAAATCGCATGGGTCAATATGGCAAATGCACATCGAACTGGGGGCGGATTTCAAAAAGGGGATAAAGCTCAGGAAGAAATGATCATCACCCATTGCGATGCAATTGGTATTTTGGCGGCAGTTTCAGGAATTGAAAGTGACGGAAGAATGGGCTATGATGACCAGTGGCATATTCCTCCGGGAGGAAATTACTTTCATCAAACCACGTTTTTCACTACTGATGTGCTGATCACATGTAATAGCATCGTGCATGCTTTTGCAGATTTCAGAAAACAATATCCTGAATCTGAATTTTCAGACTTTAAAGCCAAAAGAAAAGACCTTTTAGATATCCGCTCAGAAGAATACGTAAAGCGGATCAAGCTTGATATGCGAGGCGTTTTGCGTACTGCCAAAGAAAAGCAGCAAGAAGTTCTTATACTCAGTGCAACAGGTTGCGGAGCGTTTGGTCACGACCCTCATGCTGAAGCTAAAGCTTGGAAGGAAGTTTTAAATGAGTCAGAATTTCGAGGCCATTTCAAGCAAGTTGTGTTTGCAATTAAACACGATACCCGAAATCCAAAAAATTTCGAGGCTTTTAATAAAGCCTTCTCTTAGAAATTCAGCCATGTGCATTTCTGCACATGGCTTAGAAATGACTTAATTTGATCGAAAAATATTTAAAAACGGTTTACTAGATTTTTTTGTCAGGAAAATGTAAAATATAGCTACATTTTTTTAAAAATATATTTATCTTAAAAGGGTTTTTTAATGACTTTTTCAATTTTTAATAGCTATGACTATAAAAATAAATCTTTTGCCCTAGCGGCTCTCGACAAATTATCTACTCCATGTCGCTTGGCATTTGGTGGAAAAAAAGTCTATGTTCTATCACAGACTTCCAAAGAGACGTCTACCTCAGCTAGAGTCGCTGCGGTGTTTTTTTCAGTTTTAATTTTTCCTATTGCTGTCATATCAATCTCCAGTCTTGTGATTAAGGCTGCGACACTCCCTTGGATTTGGCAAAAGAAAAATGTAAAAAATCAATCTAAGCAAGCAGAAGAGATGATTAAACAATTTAATGCAACAGGCACTTATGATAAAGCTATTGAAATTTTGATGAAAAGTCCAGAGATTGGAAAAAACCCTGATGTATATAAAAATTTTTCCAACATTGTTAAGACCAAAATTAATGAAAACTGCTCTTTTGAAGATATTTGCGAAGCACTTCCATTTTTTGAGGCAGTGGATGCAATGGAATTGGTTAATCAGGCTGTTGAAGTTAGATTGTCCAATGACTACCAAAATAATAGAAACTTTACAACTGCAAACTCTATCGCCAATTTCATTCAGAAAGCATCGGAAAAGAACTCCTTTAATGTTAACACCTTTTATAGAAAATTATTTACCAATGCTCTGCGACTAAATACCAATGACGACCTTATGCTTAAGGCGATAAAGATGGACATTGCAGATCCTTTGATCGAAATCTTTCTTAAAAACAATAATTCAAATTCATCTAAACCTATTTTAACTCACCGTGAAGTGAAAGTTTTATTATTTATATTAATAAAGGACTTCAACCTATTCAAAATCTTTGATACACCCGAAGAAATGAAAAAAGTTAGCGAAATTGTCCAAAACATACGCAGCATGAATCAAAAAAGATTCGAATTACTTGGTCAGCTTAAGGAACTCACAGGAGAGAACAGCAAATATTCTCAAGAAAATTGGCCAAGCATTCGTCCTGAATTCACCAAATTTCAAGCATACCTTGGTCAACTAGCTGATGATACAAATGATGAGAAAGAAAAAAAATATTTACTCTCTCTTCAGGAGTTATTTGATCATATGATTGAATTTGTCAATTCCTTTTCAGATAAGCTTTCACTCGAAGAGCTAAAAGCTTTTGAAGAAAGGATAAAAAATAGTGCGGCTGAACATGCAGAAAATACTTCAGTCCCGATTACAGACATCGCAAGCGATGACTTTCTTTTAGCATTGCATCATCGTAAGATGAAGTATATCGCTGATTTTAGTGAAGAAATGAAGATATTTTTGTTGGATAATCATGTGCAGCTTAATGAGAAGCTTGAAAAAGCATCATAGCCTTCATGTAAGAAGCCATGTGCATGTATGTGTAGGTATGCACATGGCTTTTCTTTTTATTGTTTCTTGTGAATGTGTTTGCCCAAAACTGCTGTCATTTTAAACATATCCATCGGCTCAGGTCCACCAAACACTTTGGCTAGCGTCGCATCCGGATTGATCTGTCTTTTATTGGCAGAGTCTTGCAATTGATGAGCGCGAATATAATC from Parachlamydia acanthamoebae encodes the following:
- a CDS encoding TIGR02452 family protein; translation: MVSISSLGWNLETFKNTLDPLNNFELKAQKTIIKQHLAPKDLNILQRGLWALAKHSHVLRRFLFGVHVKKDVKLIKNMGAYLQRNPNPELLDSYKKTIEQFNLFLAGIGKNTFKKYEVQLPLSPFKKSEKALFDFLDSNKKNFGSTPHRQNLRIERIKHDFANSDSFNAFVDRMSAQPNPILKEKIGEIAQFLDKQMRGYKDPDQRSFPPILARNLQRNPDMYAKMPVAKNLRHSPLHCSKNRFTHLYDSISSIEHYKQEFFHAYPRKIQITNDFYLFDILDVQFQNLALRLTDSLSLNDLRNPTDTATLHLIRARNYAIATRDEIYWNGRLIPSHRQDLLLNKAQELETNLHSLTLWDWAGFSDDYFDHTPGPFATIIQVTQEDTQTAIQRLAQIVPDSRKIAWVNMANAHRTGGGFQKGDKAQEEMIITHCDAIGILAAVSGIESDGRMGYDDQWHIPPGGNYFHQTTFFTTDVLITCNSIVHAFADFRKQYPESEFSDFKAKRKDLLDIRSEEYVKRIKLDMRGVLRTAKEKQQEVLILSATGCGAFGHDPHAEAKAWKEVLNESEFRGHFKQVVFAIKHDTRNPKNFEAFNKAFS